A part of Calonectris borealis chromosome 30, bCalBor7.hap1.2, whole genome shotgun sequence genomic DNA contains:
- the MYL6 gene encoding myosin light polypeptide 6 isoform X1 — protein MCDFSEEQTAEFKEAFQLFDRTGDGKILYSQCGDVMRALGQNPTNAEVMKVLGNPKSDEMNLKTLNFEQFLPMMQTIAKNKDQGCFEDYVEGLRVFDKEGNGTVMGAEIRHVLVTLGEKMTEEEVEQLVAGHEDSNGCINYEELVRMVLSG, from the exons ATG TGCGACTTCTCGGAGGAGCAGACTGCGG AGTTCAAGGAGGCGTTCCAGCTCTTCGACCGCACGGGGGACGGGAAGATCCTGTACAGCCAGTGCGGGGACGTGATGCGGGCGCTGGGCCAGAACCCCACCAACGCCGAGGTCATGAAGGTGCTGGGCAACCCCAAGAGCGATG AGATGAACCTGAAGACGCTGAACTTCGAGCAGTTCCTGCCCATGATGCAGACCATCGCCAAGAACAAGGACCAGGGCTGCTTCGAGGACTACGTGGAGGGGCTGCGGGTCTTCGACAAGGAGGGCAACGGCACCGTCATGGGGGCCGAGATCCGCCATGTCCTCGTCACCCTGG GCGAGAAGATgacggaggaggaggtggagcagCTGGTGGCCGGGCACGAGGACAGCAACGGCTGCATCAACTACGAAG AGCTGGTCCGGATGGTGCTGAGCGGCTGA
- the MYL6 gene encoding myosin light polypeptide 6 isoform X2, which produces MCDFSEEQTAEFKEAFQLFDRTGDGKILYSQCGDVMRALGQNPTNAEVMKVLGNPKSDEMNLKTLNFEQFLPMMQTIAKNKDQGCFEDYVEGLRVFDKEGNGTVMGAEIRHVLVTLGEKMTEEEVEQLVAGHEDSNGCINYEAFVRHILSG; this is translated from the exons ATG TGCGACTTCTCGGAGGAGCAGACTGCGG AGTTCAAGGAGGCGTTCCAGCTCTTCGACCGCACGGGGGACGGGAAGATCCTGTACAGCCAGTGCGGGGACGTGATGCGGGCGCTGGGCCAGAACCCCACCAACGCCGAGGTCATGAAGGTGCTGGGCAACCCCAAGAGCGATG AGATGAACCTGAAGACGCTGAACTTCGAGCAGTTCCTGCCCATGATGCAGACCATCGCCAAGAACAAGGACCAGGGCTGCTTCGAGGACTACGTGGAGGGGCTGCGGGTCTTCGACAAGGAGGGCAACGGCACCGTCATGGGGGCCGAGATCCGCCATGTCCTCGTCACCCTGG GCGAGAAGATgacggaggaggaggtggagcagCTGGTGGCCGGGCACGAGGACAGCAACGGCTGCATCAACTACGAAG cgTTTGTGAGACACATCTTGTCAGGGTGA
- the ESYT1 gene encoding extended synaptotagmin-1, producing the protein MERRGAGLAALGALGRRLLWALPAYAAGLLGLGAGALVLALALYAGWRRRRKARERGMQLAARLQRDEEAAVRAAAAGLGAASGELPAWVSFPDVERAEWLNKVLAQAWPFFGQYMEKLLVENIAPSIRASNSHLQTFTFTKVDMGEKPLRVLGVRAHPGTHKKQILLDLNISYVGDVQIDVEVKKFFCKAGVKGMQLHGMLRIILEPLLGDVPIVGALTMFFIRRPTLDINWTGMTNLLDIPGLSSMSDTMIMDAISSYLVLPNRLLVPLVPNLHEAAQLRCPLPRGVVRVHLRAARDLRSKDRFMGGLVEGKSDPYAVLRVGTQVVTSRVIDDNLNPIWDEVYEFIVHEVPGQEMEVELFDKDPDQDDLLGRMKLDFGEVLKARVLEEWFPLQEGGQGRLHLRLEWLSLMSDTSKLDQVLERNRTIVAKPDPPSAAILVVYLDRAEELPMKKPGKEPNPMVQVSVQDVTRESKVVYNTSAPVWEDAFRFFLHDPMNQDVDIQVKDDPRQSSLGSLSLPLARLLDAPELTLDQPFQLQRSGPGSRLYMKLVLRVLFFDAPENDGPTPTPPGQPDPLASTGGTHRPTHASPDPQFGTEHVLRIQLLEAENLIAKDNFFKGVVRGRSDPYAKVRVAGRVFRSRVVKEDLNPRWNEVYEVIVDNVPGQDVEFDLFDKDIDKDDFLGRCKVPLRRVLSSRIVDEWLPLEEVKSGRLHVRLESLAPSPSAALLEQVLHTNSLLQPARGEELSAALLSVFVDRAADLPLRKGSKPPAAFASLAVRDVSVKTKTCAPTAEPVWDEGFSFLIKRPHVESLELQVKEEGGQPLGALSLPLPQLLASEGLALDGWFPLAGGGPGSQVLLRAQLGVLVSQQAEVGASSVSLAGGDAAPQPAEAPGEEECGAGGLRQRLPPADSRPEPAEGPLGRLQLTLWYHGDERKLVAIVHACRKLRPVSKELPDPYVSLVLLPDRSRGTKRKTSVQKKTLNPDFNERFEWDMSLEEASRRKLEAHVKSTLSFMSREKEALGKLHLDLAQVDLSEGGTHWYELRDERSSP; encoded by the exons atggagcggcggggcgcggggctggcggcgctGGGAGCGCTGGGCCGGCggctgctctgggctctgcccGCTTACGCCGCGGGGTTACTGGGGCTGGGCGCGGGAGCGCTGGTCCTGGCCTTGGCCCTTTAcgccggctggcggcggcggcggaaggCCCGGGAGCGCGGGATGCAGTTGGCCGCCCGCCTGCAGCGCGACGAGGAGGCCGCCGTtcgcgccgctgccgccgggctgGGCGCGGCCAGCGGGGAGCTGCCGGCATGG GTGAGCTTCCCGGATGTGGAGAGGGCAGAATGGCTGAACAAG GTCCTGGCCCAGGCCTGGCCCTTCTTCGGGCAGTACATGGAGAAGCTGCTGGTGGAGAACATCGCCCCGTCCATCCGGGCCTCCAACAGCCACCTCCAGACCTTCACCTTCACCAAGGTGGACATGGGCGAGAAG CCTCTCCGGGTCCTGGGGGTCAGGGCTCACCCCGGCACCCACAAGAAGCAGATCCTGCTGGACCTCAACATCAG CTACGTGGGTGACGTCCAGATCGACGTGGAGGTGAAGAAGTTCTTCTGCAAGGCGGGGGTGAAGGGCATGCAG CTCCACGGGATGCTGCGGATCATCCTGGAGCCCCTCCTCGGGGACGTGCCCATCGTGGGGGCCCTCACCATGTTCTTCATCCGGCGCCCG ACCTTGGACATCAACTGGACGGGGATGACCAACCTGCTGGACATCCCGGGGCTCAG ctccatgtCGGACACGATGATCATGGACGCCATCTCCTCCTACCTCGTCCTGCCCAACCGCCTCCTGGTCCCGCTGGTGCCCAACCTGCACGAGGCCGCCCAGCTCCGCTGCCCCCTGCCCCGG GGCGTGGTGCGGGTGCACCTCCGGGCCGCCCGGGACCTGCGGTCGAAGGACCGGTTCATGGGGGGGCTGGTGGAGGGCAAGTCGGACCCCTACGCCGTCCTGCGCGTCGGCACCCAGGTCGTCACCAGCCGCGTCATCGATGACAACCTCAACCCCATCTGGGACGAGGTCTACGAG TTCATCGTGCacgaggtgccggggcaggagatGGAGGTGGAGCTGTTCGACAAGGACCCCGACCAGGACGACCTCCTGGGCAG GATGAAGCTGGATTTCGGGGAGGTGCTGAAGGCCcgggtgctggaggag TGGTTCCCGCTGCAGGAGGGGGGCCAGGGGCGGCTCCATCTGCGCCTGGAGTGGCTCTCGCTCATGTCCGACACCTCCAAGCTGGACCAG GTTTTGGAGAGGAACCGGACGATCGTGGCCAAACCCGATCCCCCATCAGCCGCCATCCTGGTCGTGTATCTGGACCGGGCTGAGGAGCTGCCC ATGAAGAAGCCGGGCAAGGAGCCCAACCCCATGGTGCAGGTCTCGGTGCAGGATGTCACACGGGAGAGCAAG gtggtctataacacgTCCGCTCCCGTCTGGGAAGATGCTTTCCGCTTCTTCCTGCACGACCCCATGAACCAGGACGTGGACATCCAG gtGAAGGACGACCCCCGCCAGAGCAGCCTGGGCTCCCTCTCGCTGCCCCTCGCCCGCCTGCTCGACGCCCCGGAGCTGACGCTGGACCAGCCCTTCCAGCTCCAGCGCTCGGGGCCCGGCAGCCGCCTCTACATGAAGCTGGTCCTGCGG gtGCTCTTCTTCGACGCCCCCGAGAACGATGgccccaccccaacccccccggggcagccggaCCCCCTGGCCAGCACCGGCGGCACCCACCGGCCCACCCACGCCAGCCCTGACCCCCAGTTCGGCACCGAg CACGTGCTGCGGATCCAGCTCCTGGAGGCCGAGAACCTGATCGCCAAGGACAACTTCTTCAAGGGGGTGGTGCGGGGCCGCTCCGACCCCTACGCCAAGGTGCGGGTGGCCGGGAGGGTCTTCCGCAGCCGCGTGGTCAAGGAGGACCTCAACCCCCGCTGGAACGAGGTCTACGAG GTGATCGTGGACAACGTCCCGGGGCAGGACGTGGAGTTCGACCTCTTCGACAAGGACATCGACAAGGACGACTTCCTGggccg GTGCAAGGTGCCGCTGAGGCGGGTGCTGAGCAGCCGCATCGTGGACGAG TGGCTGCCCCTGGAGGAGGTGAAGTCGGGGCGGCTGCACGTGCGGCTGGAgagcctggcccccagccccagcgccgcccTCCTCGAGCAG gtCCTGCACACCAACAGCCTCCTGCAGCCCGCCCGGGGCGAGGAGCTCTCGGCCGCTCTCCTCTCCGTCTTCGTGGACCGAGCCGCCGACCTCCCG CTCCGGAAAGGCTCCAAGCCACCCGCCGCCTTCGCCAGCCTGGCCGTGCGCGACGTCTCCGTCAAGACCAAG ACCTGTGCCCCGACCGCCGAGCCCGTGTGGGACGAAGGCTTCTCCTTCCTCATCAAGCGGCCCCACGTGGAGTCGCTGGAGCTGCAG gtgaaggaggagggggggcagccCCTGGGCGCCctcagcctgcccctgccccagctcctggccTCCGAGGGGCTGGCGCTGGACGGCTGGTTCCCgctggccggggggggccccggcagCCAGGTCCTGCTGCGGGCGCAGCTGGGG GTCCTGGTGTCACAGCAGGCGGAGGTGGGGGCCAGCAGCGTGTCCCTGGCCGGGGGGgacgctgccccccagcccgcgGAGGCGCCGGGGGAGGAGgagtgcggggcgggggggctgcgccaGCGCCTGCCCCCGGCTGACAG CCGCCCGGAGCCGGCAGAGGGTCCCCTGGGCCGGCTGCAGCTCACGCTCTGGTACCACGGGGACGAGCGCAAGCTGGTGGCCATCGTCCACGCCTGCAG gaagCTGAGGCCGGTGTCGAAGGAGCTGCCCGACCCCTACGTgtccctggtgctgctgcccgACCGCAGCCGCGGCACCAAGAGGAAGACCAGCGTCCAGAAGAAGACCCTCAACCCCGACTTCAACGAGAG GTTCGAGTGGGACATGTCCCTTGAGGAAGCCTCACGACGCAAGCTGGAAGCTCACGTCAAATCCACCCTGTCCTTCATGTCGCGGGAAAAGGAGGCGCTGGGGAAG CTCCATCTGGACCTGGCGCAGGTGGATCTGTCCGAGGGGGGAACCCACTG GTACGAGCTGCGGGACGAGCGGAGCAGCCCCTAG
- the ZC3H10 gene encoding zinc finger CCCH domain-containing protein 10, whose product MPDRDSYNNGSSGDEVGANADDICRDFLRNVCKRGKRCRFRHPDISEVTNLGVRKNEFIFCHDFQNKECVRLNCRFIHGTKEDEDCYKKTGELPPRLRQKVAAGLGLSPADLPNSKEEVPICRDFLKGDCQRGAKCKFQHLQRDYEYEARGMAAREQGIVPAVRRYDPYDAIYDPDRYDDHDPVLKRRRVDGLHFETYEYSFASPRTVEYRLLEEENIMLRKRVEDLKKQVNNLLATNEVLLEQNAQFRNQAKVMTLSSTATATEQTLAPTVGTVTNYNHSIAQTHTTLSSQALQPRPVSQQDLVAPAGAQAAPPANAAPPMNPEITPLSAALAQTIAQGMAPPVSMAPVAVSVAPVAVSMAQPLGGITMSHATTPMVTYPIASQSMRITAMPH is encoded by the coding sequence ATGCCCGACCGCGACAGCTACAACAACGGCAGCAGCGGTGATGAGGTGGGCGCCAACGCCGACGACATCTGCCGCGATTTCCTGCGCAACGTCTGCAAGCGAGGCAAGCGCTGCCGCTTCCGGCACCCCGACATCAGCGAGGTCACCAACCTGGGCGTGCGCAAGAACGAATTCATCTTCTGCCACGACTTCCAGAACAAGGAGTGCGTCCGTCTCAACTGCCGCTTCATCCACGGCACCAAGGAGGACGAGGACTGCTACAAGAAGACGGGGGAGCTGCCCCCGCGCCTGCGGCAGAAGGTGGCCGCCGGGCTGGGCCTCTCGCCCGCCGACCTGCCCAACAGCAAGGAGGAGGTGCCCATCTGCAGGGACTTCTTGAAGGGCGACTGCCAGCGCGGCGCCAAGTGCAAGTTCCAGCACCTGCAGCGGGACTACGAGTACGAGGCGCGAGGCATGGCCGCCCGCGAGCAGGGCATCGTCCCCGCCGTCCGCCGCTACGACCCCTACGACGCCATCTACGACCCCGACCGCTACGACGACCACGACCCCGTGCTGAAGCGGCGACGGGTGGACGGGCTGCACTTCGAGACCTACGAGTACAGCTTCGCCAGCCCGCGGACGGTGGAGTAccggctgctggaggaggagaacatCATGCTGCGCAAGCGCGTGGAGGATCTCAAGAAGCAGGTGAACAACCTGCTGGCCACCAACGAGGTCCTGCTGGAGCAGAACGCCCAGTTCCGCAACCAGGCCAAGGTGATGACGCTGAGctccaccgccaccgccaccgagCAGACTCTGGCCCCCACCGTGGGCACCGTCACCAACTACAACCACAGCATCGCCCAGACCCACACCACGCTCAGCAGCCAGgccctccagccccggcccgTTTCCCAACAGGATTTGGTGGCTCCCGCCGGAGCCCAGGCGGCTCCCCCTGCCAACGCCGCTCCCCCCATGAACCCCGAAATCACCCCGCTTTCGGCCGCCTTGGCCCAGACCATCGCTCAGGGCATGGCCCCCCCGGTCTCCATGGCGCCGGTGGCCGTTTCGGTGGCGCCGGTGGCCGTCTCCATGGCGCAGCCGCTGGGTGGGATCACCATGAGCCACGCCACCACCCCCATGGTGACGTACCCCATCGCCTCCCAGAGCATGAGGATAACGGCCATGCCCCACTGA
- the PA2G4 gene encoding proliferation-associated protein 2G4: protein MSGEEEAAELTIAEDLVVTKYKMGGDIANRVLRAVVEAANSGASVLCLCEKGDAMIMEETGKIFKKEKEMKKGIAFPTSISVNNCVCHFSPLKSDQDYILKDGDLVKIDLGVHVDGFIANVAHSFVIDASKENPVSGRKADVIKAAHLCAEAALRLVKPGNQNTQVTDAWNKIAHSFHCTPIEGMLSHQLKQHVIDGEKTIIQNPTDQQKKDHEKAEFEVHEVYAVDVLVSSGEGKAKDAGQRTTIYKRDPSKQYGLKMKTSRAFFSEVERRFDTMPFTLRAFEDEKKARMGVVECAKHELLQPFNVLYEKEGEFVAQFKFTVLLMPNGPMRITSGPFEPELYKSEFEVQDGELKALLQSSASRKTQKKKKKKASKNAENATTGETAEENEAGD, encoded by the exons ATGTCGGGCGAGGAGGAGGCGGCCGAGCTCACCATCGCCGAGGACCTGGTGGTGACCAAGTACAAGATGGGGGGGGACATCGCCAACC GGGTCCTGCGTGCGGTGGTCGAAGCGGCGAACTCTGGAGCATCAGTTCTCTGCCTGTGCGAGAAGGGAGACGCCATGATCATGGAAGAGACTGGCAAGatcttcaagaaggaaaaagaaatgaaaaaag gTATTGCCTTCCCAACGAGTATATCAGTAAATAACTGTGTCTGTCACTTCTCCCCCCTGAAGAGTGACCAAGACTACATCCTCAAAGACGGAGACTTGGTCAAAAT TGACTTGGGAGTCCATGTCGATGGCTTCATAGCGAATGTAGCACACAGTTTTGTCATAGACGCCTCAAAG GAAAACCCTGTGTCAGGCCGTAAAGCTGATGTCATCAAGGCGGCTCATCTCTGTGCTGAAGCTGCTCTGCGCTTGGTAAAGCCTGGAAACCAG AATACACAAGTGACAGACGCGTGGAACAAAATAGCCCACTCGTTTCACTGCACGCCGATTGAAG GGATGCTGTCGCACCAGCTCAAACAGCATGTGATCGATGGAGAGAAAACAATCATCCAGAACCCTACAGACCAGCAAAA GAAGGACcatgaaaaagcagaatttgaggTCCATGAAGTTTACGCTGTTGATGTTCTCGTCAGCAGTGGAGAGGGAAAG GCAAAGGATGCTGGACAGAGAACTACAATTTACAAAAGGGACCCCTCCAAACAGTATGGCTTGAAGATGAAAACCTCCCGTGCCTTTTTCAGTGAGGTGGAGAGGCGCTTTGATACTATGCCGTTTACTCTCAG GGCATTTGAGGATGAGAAGAAGGCCAGGATGGGGGTGGTGGAATGCGCCAAACACGAGCTGCTCCAGCCTTTCAATGTCCTCTACGAAAAGGAAG GAGAGTTTGTTGCACAGTTCAAATTTACAGTGCTTTTAATGCCCAACGGTCCTATGAGGATAACCAGCGGCCCCTTTGAACCGGAACTCTACAAGTCGGAGTTTGAGGTGCAAGATGGAGAGCTGAAG GCCCTTCTACAAAGTTCTGCAAGCCGGAAGacccagaaaaagaagaaaaagaag GCCTCCAAGAACGCAGAGAACGCCACCACGGGAGAGACGGCGGAAGAGAACGAGGCTGGCGACTGA